From Anaerolineae bacterium, a single genomic window includes:
- a CDS encoding M20/M25/M40 family metallo-hydrolase, which produces MKTADPFSTLLRRLPLLLTAPVLLILSSLACNLGSAPPPTVPPSLPTSTPQATIGISTQVPIDLPGGIQAEAPPDPGLDSLLQQVDAGRLMQHVQTLYGFQTRYVNSAQNDPARGIGAARQYIHDTFVSYSTLAGGRLTVWDHPFTVSWQEQQSLQHNVVATLQGTESGAGVIIVGAHYDSTANDVDPVISAPGADDNATGVAALLEIARLLAQKPQRATIMFVAFSAEEVGRLGSIRFIDDYLKPYNIDVRAVITLDTIGNINGPNNEVNDRQIRVFSDDTADSPSRQLSRVMNLIATTYVPDLQVVVQAAGDREGRWGDHMSFTARGYPAIRIIEAIQDPSRQNNSRDTIEYVNPAYLTRSTRIALATVAVLADGLQPPQNISLRQNASDPSSNTLVWSPVQGASGYVLALRQPNALTHNQILTVSGNSLTWGGFTPERFETVAIAAIDESGRWGPFSREYRLAQ; this is translated from the coding sequence ATGAAGACTGCAGACCCTTTTTCGACCCTACTACGTCGGTTGCCGTTGCTGCTGACCGCGCCTGTCCTGCTGATTCTCAGCAGCCTGGCCTGTAACCTGGGCAGCGCTCCACCGCCGACCGTCCCTCCCAGCCTGCCCACCAGCACACCTCAGGCCACCATTGGCATCAGCACCCAGGTTCCCATCGATCTACCGGGCGGCATTCAGGCCGAAGCACCCCCTGACCCTGGTTTGGATAGCCTGCTGCAGCAGGTGGATGCTGGACGTCTGATGCAGCATGTGCAAACGCTGTACGGCTTCCAGACGCGCTATGTCAATTCCGCTCAGAATGACCCTGCCCGTGGCATTGGCGCCGCCCGCCAGTACATCCACGACACCTTTGTCTCCTACAGCACGCTGGCGGGAGGACGCCTGACCGTCTGGGATCACCCGTTCACGGTCAGCTGGCAGGAACAGCAAAGCCTGCAGCATAATGTCGTAGCCACGTTGCAGGGCACGGAAAGCGGCGCAGGTGTGATTATCGTCGGCGCGCACTATGACAGCACGGCGAATGACGTCGACCCGGTCATTTCCGCCCCCGGTGCGGATGACAACGCGACCGGTGTCGCCGCCCTGCTGGAGATCGCCCGCCTGCTGGCCCAGAAGCCCCAGCGGGCGACGATCATGTTCGTGGCCTTCTCGGCGGAAGAAGTCGGGCGCCTTGGCAGCATCCGTTTCATCGATGACTACCTCAAGCCTTACAACATCGATGTACGCGCCGTCATCACGCTGGATACCATCGGCAACATCAACGGTCCCAATAACGAGGTTAACGACCGGCAGATTCGTGTCTTCTCCGACGACACGGCTGACTCTCCCTCCCGCCAGTTGAGCCGGGTGATGAACCTGATTGCCACAACCTATGTGCCTGACCTGCAGGTGGTGGTACAGGCTGCCGGTGACCGTGAAGGCCGCTGGGGCGACCATATGAGCTTCACCGCGCGGGGGTATCCGGCCATTCGCATCATCGAGGCCATTCAGGACCCGTCCCGCCAGAACAATTCGCGGGATACCATCGAGTACGTGAACCCGGCCTACCTGACACGCTCCACCAGAATCGCGCTGGCCACCGTTGCTGTGCTGGCTGACGGCCTGCAGCCGCCTCAGAACATCAGCCTGCGCCAGAACGCCAGCGATCCTTCCAGCAATACGCTGGTCTGGTCACCGGTTCAGGGGGCCAGCGGGTATGTGCTGGCCCTGCGCCAGCCGAACGCGCTGACCCACAACCAGATTCTGACGGTTAGCGGCAACTCCCTGACATGGGGAGGCTTCACCCCGGAACGCTTTGAGACCGTAGCCATTGCCGCCATCGACGAAAGCGGGCGCTGGGGGCCATTCAGCCGCGAATACCGGCTTGCCCAGTGA